The Drosophila nasuta strain 15112-1781.00 chromosome 2L, ASM2355853v1, whole genome shotgun sequence genome window below encodes:
- the LOC132785935 gene encoding uncharacterized protein LOC132785935: protein MLLQTFTLLLLGTSALASLPDATTEALAPSSTSAGGQSQNQSPGPIKEEHFPAVAPADAAEAALIEAQPGLLQPPLPVSPSLEAEDTVRRRLITYDQRQEGQYNIRADLENFMIVLIPPGPQEGLSLLDLLTKSSLRGASKGGSSNKRKHAHATALKSFYRQQHQPQQQLQLPQGPISDFIEGRTPYHVDISAVSEEQQQPRLHRQQVDVLPPQLLPMPQLIKPYHLEAEPELIQALPPVATASSSSSGGNNLLEGYNQMGSHYYRNSRSLGGDSFLDTNRLSATDTGSTSNGRAISVPIYRSDIAQSQVQQHAKSGNGNALYPPIDVPAYIINEAQPRLWQLDDEPTPIQPKHLVDADVLSFELLGLGSDALADSKTLLRDGLARCAPGQRRDSYGACRQVEGY from the coding sequence ATGCTTTTGCAGACTTtcacgctgctgttgctcggCACATCAGCGCTAGCGTCGCTGCCTGATGCTACGACCGAGGCGCTTGCTCCGTCTTCGACTTCGGCTGGTGGCCAGAGTCAAAATCAATCTCCTGGACCCATCAAGGAGGAGCATTTCCCAGCAGTAGCGCCAGCAGATGCAGCGGAGGCCGCCTTAATTGAGGCACAGCCCGGCTTGCTGCAACCACCGCTGCCCGTGTCGCCTTCGTTGGAGGCTGAGGACACAGTTCGTCGTCGCCTAATCACCTATGATCAGCGCCAGGAAGGACAATACAATATACGAGCAGATCTCGAAAACTTTATGATTGTGCTGATACCGCCAGGACCGCAGGAGGGTCTCAGCCTCTTGGATCTGCTGACCAAATCTTCGTTGCGTGGCGCCTCAAaaggtggcagcagcaacaagcggAAGCATGCTCATGCTACAGCCCTCAAATCCTTCTACCGTCAACAGCatcagccacagcagcaactccAGTTGCCGCAAGGGCCCATCTCCGATTTCATTGAGGGACGTACTCCCTACCATGTAGACATCTCGGCAGTCAGcgaggagcagcaacagccgcgACTGCACCGCCAACAAGTGGACGTGCTGCCGCCCCAGCTGTTGCCCATGCCGCAGTTGATCAAGCCATATCATCTGGAGGCGGAGCCAGAGCTTATACAGGCCTTGCCACCGGTTGCCactgccagcagcagcagctcgggAGGCAACAATCTGTTGGAAGGTTACAACCAGATGGGATCGCATTATTATCGTAATTCACGCTCGCTGGGCGGTGACAGTTTCCTGGACACCAATCGCTTGTCGGCCACTGACACTGGCTCCACTTCCAATGGACGCGCCATCAGCGTGCCAATTTATCGCTCGGACATCGCCCAAAGCCAGGTGCAACAGCACGCCAAGTCGGGCAATGGCAACGCCCTATATCCGCCCATCGATGTGCCCGCGTACATAATAAACGAAGCTCAGCCGCGCCTCTGGCAGCTGGACGATGAACCGACGCCCATTCAACCCAAGCACTTGGTCGATGCCGACGTGCTGAGTTTTGAGCTGCTCGGTCTCGGCTCTGATGCTCTCGCCGATTCGAAGACTCTGCTGCGCGATGGCTTGGCTCGCTGTGCACCAGGCCAGCGTCGGGACAGTTATGGCGCGTGTCGCCAGGTCGAAGGCTACTGA
- the LOC132783494 gene encoding uncharacterized protein LOC132783494, translating into MCKFTNRLFVLFFLQFIGLAMAKPSKMRSSASDLLELLYNDYGDYGYQQEEIHYDQRQKGEENLKLRLDGFVIGMPSQDDSSWLDILADEYLTNAFSKKTAAADAENSVADTTTAQVVNIPAPKKDIESRQHANDETANPPRTKTHMLQLLQMLRRTQP; encoded by the exons ATGTGCAAATTCACCAATCGTCTGTTTGTCTTGTTCTTTCTGCAATTTATTGGCTTGGCCATGGCAAAGCCATCAAAAATGCGTAGCTCTGCCAGCGATTTGCTGGAGCTTTTGTACAACGATTATGGGGACTATGGCTATCAGCAAGAGGAGATCCATTATGATCAACGTCAGAAGGGCGAAGAAAATCTGAAATTACGTTTAGATGGTTTCGTAATTGGAATGCCATCGCAAGATGATTCCTCCTGGCTGGACATACTTGCCGATGAATATCTAA CTAATGCATTCTCGAAGaaaacagctgcagcagacgCCGAGAATTCTGTAGCGGACACAACCACAGCACAAGTAGTAAATATACCCGCTCCAAAAAAGGACATCGAAAGCCGACAACACGCTAATGATGAAACCGCAAATCCACCGCGAACGAAGACTCATATGCTTCAACTTTTGCAAATGTTGCGACGCACACAGccctaa
- the LOC132783492 gene encoding protein ref(2)P, which translates to MAERLLKITYHGASAGVTKKINAYLKMPSASLNILHREIEMYLFQERQLPKTEIRTYWIDADSDEIEIVNQNDYDIFLSQCEKNMHMQISSAGEEKVEAKHDETAAPPVDDPSNFVIHDGVQCDACGTLPMIGFRYKCVQCPDFDLCQRCESAHKHSDHLMVRMPTNNGPSVIDAWLSGPGAGSHHHRRSGRRFRGQCPFGEAAAAATATASSQPTAGTATDSHKESRRDRRSTRRHGGLMSQFVEMMMNLPEAAAATATPAAAAPSADPSTVPDSKETQCKTEEPTAAATTSSENISTESKPVVEPAVTANVEEPVAAPRTKEQPKPEAAASTTNSTPTTPVINLENLAQMVNPEYMRAGIEILNNFSEMFAKMIDPNEAAAFGCADTSMSSSTSSVPKKSETVSETPKNPAETAESTTSTSSGKSIDSQASSEEQSMPAASITSVASTVTAPISSVAQSISVPIANEEKEERRRSDSLDQDWQMIDNSTAPIANVSSTDALINLNSTSTNSATNTDASVSPSRDYVQLGEMLRQHINEEQQREQTTAHTQTSQVDTVSTSTSTNSVATNSISTSTTNAPRPLAPEQKRTVPIYHTDERINAAVHAMMAMGFSNEGAWLTQLLESVEGNIPAALDIMHTSQSGRN; encoded by the exons atggCTGAACGACTATTAAAAATAACCTACCATGGTGCATCAGCTGGTGTAAcgaagaaaataaatgcatatctAAAAATGCCGTCCGCTTCATTGAATATATTGCACCGGGAAATTGAGATGTATCTGTTCCAGGAGCGTCAACTGCCCAAAACCGAGATCAGGACATATTGGATAG atGCTGATTCTGATGAAATTGAGATTGTCAATCAAAATGACTATGACATTTTTTTGAGCCAATGTGAGAAGAACATGCACATGCAAATCTCAAGTGCCGGTGAAGAAAAGGTGGAAGCCAAACACGATGAAACTGCTGCTCCACCAGTCGACGATCCGAGCAATTTCGTCATTCATGATGGTGTTCAATGCGATGCCTGTGGAACGTTGCCAATGATTGGTTTTCGCTACAAATGCGTGCAGTGTCCCGATTTTGATCTTTGCCAGCGCTGTGAGTCTGCGCACAAGCATTCTGATCACTTGATGGTGCGCATGCCAACCAACAACGGACCAAGCGTCATCGATGCTTGGCTAAGTGGTCCAGGGGCTGGTTCGCACCACCATCGTCGTTCGGGCCGTCGCTTCCGTGGTCAATGTCCATTCggagaagctgctgctgctgccacggCAACTGCTTCATCTCAACCAACAGCTGGAACAGCCACAGATTCGCACAAGGAGAGCCGTCGTGATCGACGTTCTACTCGTCGTCACGGTGGCTTAATGTCTCAGTTTGTTGAGATGATGATGAACTTACCAGAGGCCGCCGCGGCAACAGCCACTCCAGCAGCCGCTGCTCCTTCGGCTGATCCGTCTACGGTTCCAGACTCCAAGGAAACTCAGTGCAAGACCGAAGAACCGACTGCAGCAGCTACCACAAGctctgaaaatatttcaactgaATCGAAACCTGTTGTGGAGCCCGCTGTCACAGCCAATGTAGAGGAACCAGTAGCTGCTCCACGCACCAAGGAGCAACCAAAACCTGAGGCAGCTGCTTCCACTACCAACAGCACCCCGACAACTCCAGTGATCAACCTGGAGAACTTGGCACAGATGGTGAATCCCGAGTATATGCGAGCTGGCATTGAAATCTTGAACAACTTTAGTGAAATGTTTGCTAAAATGATAGATCCTAATGAGGCAGCTGCCTTTGGGTGTGCGGATACTTCAATGTCTTCTAGTACTTCCTCAGTTCCAAAGAAATCTGAAACTGTCTCTGAGACACCAAAGAATCCTGCCGAAACTGCAGAGTCTACTACATCAACATCTTCGGGCAAGTCTATTGATTCACAAGCATCATCAGAAGAGCAATCAATGCCAGCAGCTTCTATCACATCCGTTGCATCTACCGTTACTGCTCCCATTTCCTCAGTCGCGCAGTCTATTTCTGTTCCAATCGCAAacgaagaaaaagaagaacgCCGCAGGTCAGATAGTTTGGATCAGGACTGGCAGATGATTGATAACAGTACTGCTCCCATTGCCAATGTGTCTAGTACCGATGCATTGATCAACTTGAACTCAACTAGCACCAATTCCGCTACCAATACGGATGCTTCGGTGTCGCCATCGCGCGACTATGTGCAGCTTGGTGAAATGCTGCGTCAACATATTAACGAGGAGCAGCAACGTGAACAGACAACGGCACATACCCAAACTTCACAAGTGGATACAGTGAGCACCTCGACGTCGACCAATTCGGTGGCCACTAACAGCATctcgacatcgacaacaaaTGCTCCTCGTCCTCTGGCACCAGAACAGAAGCGCACCGTGCCCATCTATCACACTG ATGAACGCATTAATGCTGCAGTGCACGCTATGATGGCTATGGGCTTTAGCAACGAAGGTGCCTGGCTCACACAGTTGTTGGAATCGGTTGAGGGCAACATTCCCGCTGCTCTGGACATAATGCACACATCACAGAGCGGACGCAACTGA
- the LOC132783493 gene encoding uncharacterized protein LOC132783493 isoform X1, translating to MASNVLQGCSSSGSLDVCETEDLLEYSGLQHEDNGSLNNTTAGIDIASAGFYFGFCTFVSHVLLAGITAFVVHKCVSLKMVHTAGHAFYCTVAFVFCLGEALLVRHSRVLESYLGIFNLDLLHGALGLLAFVVGVGGVGIKTWQKLERKREDPNANVKHFRSNHGFSGIIGCALLLCTVLSGLPLYFITSKTLQLVHRFCALSSFLSLMISQMYSYNTGFARRQWKAHHVRLFKLFTFIATVTTVNYELRRFSREIVTLLWRQISE from the exons ATGGCAAGCAACGTTTTACAAGGCTGCAGCTCCTCGGGATCTCTTGATGTTTGCGAAACTGAAGATCTACTGGAATATTCCGGATTACAACACGAAGACAATGGCAGCCTTAACAACACCACTGCAGGCATAGACATCGCCTCAGCGggattttattttggtttctGTACCTTCGTTTCGCACGTTCTCCTCGCAGGTATCACGGCGTTCGTGGTGCACAAATGTGTGTCCTTGAAGATGGTCCACACTGCGGGACATGCCTTTTACTGCACCGTAGCT tttgtattttgtttaggGGAAGCGCTGCTGGTGCGGCACAGCAGGGTCCTCGAATCTTACCTAGGTATCTTCAACTTAGATCTGCTGCACGGCGCCTTGGGTCTGCTCGCATTTGTAGTCGGTGTCGGTGGTGTTGGCATCAAAACATGGCAGAAACTTGAACGCAAACGCGAGGACCCAAATGCCAACGTCAAGCACTTCCGTAGCAATCACGGTTTCTCAG GTATCATTGGGTGTGCCCTGCTGCTGTGCACTGTTCTGAGTGGCTTGCCACTTTATTTCATCACAAGCAAAACGCTTCAGCTCGTCCATCGCTTTTGTGCTCTCAGCAGTTTCCTGTCTTTGATGATCTCCCAAATGTACAGCTACAACACGGGTTTTGCCCGACGTCAATGGAAAGCCCACCACGTGCGGTTATTTAAGTTGTTTACGTTTATTGCCACTGTCACCACTGTGAACTACGAGCTGAGACGATTTTCTCGCGAAATTGTAACACTATTGTGGAGGCAGATAAGCGAGTAA
- the LOC132783493 gene encoding uncharacterized protein LOC132783493 isoform X2: MCVLEDGPHCGTCLLLHRSWEALLVRHSRVLESYLGIFNLDLLHGALGLLAFVVGVGGVGIKTWQKLERKREDPNANVKHFRSNHGFSGIIGCALLLCTVLSGLPLYFITSKTLQLVHRFCALSSFLSLMISQMYSYNTGFARRQWKAHHVRLFKLFTFIATVTTVNYELRRFSREIVTLLWRQISE; the protein is encoded by the exons ATGTGTGTCCTTGAAGATGGTCCACACTGCGGGACATGCCTTTTACTGCACCGTAGCT gGGAAGCGCTGCTGGTGCGGCACAGCAGGGTCCTCGAATCTTACCTAGGTATCTTCAACTTAGATCTGCTGCACGGCGCCTTGGGTCTGCTCGCATTTGTAGTCGGTGTCGGTGGTGTTGGCATCAAAACATGGCAGAAACTTGAACGCAAACGCGAGGACCCAAATGCCAACGTCAAGCACTTCCGTAGCAATCACGGTTTCTCAG GTATCATTGGGTGTGCCCTGCTGCTGTGCACTGTTCTGAGTGGCTTGCCACTTTATTTCATCACAAGCAAAACGCTTCAGCTCGTCCATCGCTTTTGTGCTCTCAGCAGTTTCCTGTCTTTGATGATCTCCCAAATGTACAGCTACAACACGGGTTTTGCCCGACGTCAATGGAAAGCCCACCACGTGCGGTTATTTAAGTTGTTTACGTTTATTGCCACTGTCACCACTGTGAACTACGAGCTGAGACGATTTTCTCGCGAAATTGTAACACTATTGTGGAGGCAGATAAGCGAGTAA